In Pseudomonas saponiphila, the genomic stretch AGGTCAGCTGGTTCAGTGAAACCAGCGCAGGCAGCCGTTTGACGTGAGTCATCAGCACCTCCGGAAAATGTGGCAACAGACCAACGAGCGCGGTTGAAGGGCTCGTCGCGGATACATTTTGGAAGGCTTAGTTGTTCACGTCGGCAATCGTCCTGGGACGGCAAGGAAGGCGCGCAGCCTAACGTCGGACCCAGGGCCCTGGCAAGGGCGGTGATGGACTCAAGCCAGAACCGCCACCGCCTTGATCTGGGCCCAGAGCTGCTGGCCGGGATGCAGGTCGAGCTGATCCCGGGAGTAACGGGTGATGCGCGCCAGCAGCGGGGTGCCCGCCGCGTCCAGGCGCACCAGGACGTGGGCGGCGTTGTCCGCCGGGATTTCTTCGCACACGGTCACCGGCAGGCGGTTGAGGATGCTGCTGCGTTCGCTGGCCTGCAGGCTCAGGCTGACGTCTCGGGCCTGGACCTTGAAGCGCAGGGCCTTGCCCAGGGCCAGCGGACCGTGGGCCACGCGGACCTGCGATCGGCTGTCGGGCAGTTGCAGGGTCAGCAATTGGTAGCTCGGGTCGTAGTCGCTGACCCGGCCCTCGACCACCACGCCGGCATCGTCACCCAGGGCCAGGGGCAGATCCAGGCGTGCCAGGGTCTGGCCGATGGGGCCGCTGGCCAGGGCGCGGCCATCGCTGAACAGCACGATGTGGTCCGCCAGGCGTGCCACTTCGTCCTGGGAATGACTGACATAGAGCACCGGGATATCCAGTTCGTCGTGCAGGCGCTCCAGGTAAGGCAGGATTTCGCCCTTGCGTCTGGAGTCCAGGGCCGCCAGGGGCTCGTCCATCAGCAGCAGGCGCGGACTGCTGAGCAAGGCCCGGGCGATGCCGATGCGCTGGCGTTCGCCGCCCGAAAGGTGTTGCGGATGGCGCTGCAGCAAGTGGCCGATACCCAGCAGTGCGGTGGCTTGGGCCATGTCCACCCGGCGTTGCGCCTTGGGAATGCGGCGCAGGCCGAACTCCAGGTTGGCCTGGACCGACAGATGGGCAAACAGGCTGGCCTCCTGGAACACATAACCCAAGGAACGCTTGTGCGGCGGGACGAACAGCCGTTGCCGGCTGTCCTGCCAGACCTCGTCGTTGATCTGAATGCGGCCGCGCCCGGCCTTTTCCAGGCCGGCGATGCAGCGCAGGCAGGTGGTCTTGCCGGATCCGGAGTGCCCGTACAGCGCGGTGACCCCGCGGCCTGGCAACTGCAGGTCCAGATCCAGGTCGAAGTCCTGGTAGTCCAGGCGCAGCTTGATGTGCAGGCTCATGGCTCAGCTCCAGCCGGCTTTGGTCTTGCGGCTGGAATACAACGCCAGCAGCACCAGAAACGAGAACACCAGCATGGCTCCGGCCAGCCAGTGGGCTTGGGCATACTCCATGGCTTCGACGTGGTCGTAG encodes the following:
- the modC gene encoding molybdenum ABC transporter ATP-binding protein, with amino-acid sequence MSLHIKLRLDYQDFDLDLDLQLPGRGVTALYGHSGSGKTTCLRCIAGLEKAGRGRIQINDEVWQDSRQRLFVPPHKRSLGYVFQEASLFAHLSVQANLEFGLRRIPKAQRRVDMAQATALLGIGHLLQRHPQHLSGGERQRIGIARALLSSPRLLLMDEPLAALDSRRKGEILPYLERLHDELDIPVLYVSHSQDEVARLADHIVLFSDGRALASGPIGQTLARLDLPLALGDDAGVVVEGRVSDYDPSYQLLTLQLPDSRSQVRVAHGPLALGKALRFKVQARDVSLSLQASERSSILNRLPVTVCEEIPADNAAHVLVRLDAAGTPLLARITRYSRDQLDLHPGQQLWAQIKAVAVLA